One Drosophila virilis strain 15010-1051.87 chromosome 5, Dvir_AGI_RSII-ME, whole genome shotgun sequence DNA window includes the following coding sequences:
- the LOC6626053 gene encoding trypsin delta, protein MSLVAFLWTILVLAAGSSATPQYDGRIVGGQVTDIRDFPYQASIQLHGQHICGAAIIGDFFLLTAAHCFEEPWIEVDYSVRLGATEHAAGGVLLSLRQIIRHGAYNRQTHDNDLALVLLNGRLNYTEELQAVPLAGAEDVLTPDTRLYVSGWGYQSEGGEEGVSAVLRYVDVAHVEPAICRRAYRKVLPVTQRMLCAAREGHDSCQGDSGGPLVGYQQDSAQGKLYGIVSWGLGCAQQEFPGVYTNVAAFRNWIDAQLGAWGWNTLLAGWSGRQS, encoded by the coding sequence ATGAGTCTGGTGGCATTTCTTTGGACGATTTTAGTGCTTGCTGCGGGCAGCAGTGCCACGCCTCAATATGATGGTCGCATTGTGGGCGGCCAGGTTACGGATATACGTGATTTTCCATACCAAGCTTCCATACAGCTGCATGGTCAGCATATTTGTGGTGCTGCCATTATCGgggatttttttttactcacCGCTGCCCATTGCTTTGAGGAGCCATGGATTGAAGTCGATTATAGCGTTCGTTTGGGCGCCACAGAGCACGCGGCTGGCGGGGTGTTGCTCAGTTTGCGTCAGATCATACGTCATGGAGCCTACAATCGCCAGACGCACGACAATGACCTGGCACTAGTGCTGCTTAATGGCCGACTTAACTACACGGAGGAGCTTCAAGCGGTGCCACTGGCTGGTGCAGAGGATGTACTTACTCCCGATACGCGGCTCTACGTCAGCGGCTGGGGCTATCAGAGCGAAGGCGGTGAGGAGGGCGTCTCAGCTGTGTTGCGATACGTAGATGTGGCCCATGTGGAGCCGGCTATTTGTCGCCGTGCATATCGCAAGGTGCTGCCCGTTACCCAGCGCATGCTGTGTGCCGCCCGGGAAGGCCATGATAGTTGCCAAGGTGACTCTGGTGGTCCACTAGTCGGTTATCAGCAAGACAGTGCTCAAGGCAAGCTCTATGGCATTGTATCCTGGGGCTTGGGCTGCGCGCAGCAAGAGTTTCCGGGTGTATATACGAATGTGGCTGCATTCAGAAATTGGATTGATGCTCAGCTAGGTGCATGGGGATGGAATACCCTGCTTGCCGGCTGGAGTGGCCGCCAAAGTTAA